A part of Paenibacillus sp. sptzw28 genomic DNA contains:
- the hslO gene encoding Hsp33 family molecular chaperone HslO, with protein sequence MQHDKTNDYLIRGTAWGGKLRVFGVRTTDLIEELRRRHGTLPTATAALGRTATAGAMMGAMLKGEEKLTIQVKGDGPVGQIVVDANAHGEVRGYADNPEVQLPSNALGKLDVAGAVGRNGHIHIIKDLGLKEPYRGSTPIVSGELAEDFTYYFATSEQTPSVVGLSVLVDEYGKVMTAGGFIVQLLPGVSEEEITRLEQAITILPPISALLDQGETPEGLLRWVVGDDLQLLDTLDIVFACKCSRERVERTLISMGEQELKQLIQEDGRAEIVCHFCNETYEFDRPQLEMLLDQAKPQKPIQ encoded by the coding sequence TTGCAGCATGATAAAACGAATGATTATTTAATTCGAGGCACAGCGTGGGGCGGGAAGCTGCGCGTCTTCGGAGTACGCACGACTGATCTTATTGAAGAGCTTCGCAGGCGCCATGGCACGCTTCCCACAGCCACCGCTGCACTGGGCAGAACGGCAACGGCGGGAGCTATGATGGGCGCCATGCTTAAAGGCGAGGAGAAGCTGACGATCCAGGTGAAAGGCGACGGTCCGGTAGGGCAAATAGTCGTCGACGCGAATGCGCATGGAGAGGTGCGCGGTTATGCGGATAATCCCGAGGTTCAGCTTCCAAGCAATGCTTTGGGAAAGCTTGACGTAGCGGGTGCGGTTGGCCGGAACGGCCATATCCACATCATTAAGGATCTCGGGTTGAAAGAACCTTACCGCGGGAGTACTCCCATCGTATCGGGTGAGTTGGCAGAGGATTTTACGTATTATTTTGCCACGTCGGAGCAAACCCCATCCGTTGTCGGATTGAGTGTCCTCGTGGATGAATATGGAAAAGTAATGACTGCCGGCGGGTTTATCGTTCAACTGCTGCCGGGAGTAAGCGAAGAAGAGATTACCCGCCTCGAACAGGCGATCACAATACTGCCTCCTATCTCGGCGCTGCTCGATCAAGGGGAAACACCTGAAGGACTGCTTCGCTGGGTAGTCGGCGACGATTTACAGCTGCTTGATACGCTGGATATCGTGTTTGCTTGCAAATGCTCGCGCGAACGGGTGGAGCGTACGCTCATAAGTATGGGGGAGCAAGAGTTGAAGCAGTTAATTCAAGAAGACGGAAGAGCTGAAATCGTGTGCCATTTCTGCAACGAGACTTATGAATTTGACCGTCCGCAGCTGGAGATGCTGCTCGATCAGGCGAAGCCGCAAAAACCGATTCAATAA